One Dietzia sp. JS16-p6b genomic window carries:
- the miaA gene encoding tRNA (adenosine(37)-N6)-dimethylallyltransferase MiaA, with the protein MGLVVLGLRGGGGPGVSGPVPVAVVGPTGTGKSELALDLAERLGGEVINCDAMQQYRGMDIGTAKLPLSLRRGIPHHRLDVLDVTQTASVADFRREAEREVAEIRRRGRVPILCGGSMMYIQALVDDWAIPDTDPQVRASYERRLEEIGVQALHAELGRVDPEAARSILPTDPRRTVRALEVIELTGKPFSASRPTIGDPRWGTRLLGLRCALGELDERLEARTVRMFDDGLVAEVRGLVGLGLLEGVTARRAIGYAQVLDEMDDDLAIDEGGVARARERTVIGTRRYVRRQRSWFGRDHRIRWIDTDTRPVDGAPAGGRTPLDAALEILDGVQR; encoded by the coding sequence ATGGGCCTTGTCGTCCTCGGACTCCGCGGCGGCGGGGGACCAGGAGTGAGCGGCCCAGTACCGGTCGCCGTGGTGGGGCCGACCGGGACCGGGAAGTCCGAGCTCGCCCTCGATCTGGCGGAGCGGCTGGGCGGGGAGGTGATCAACTGCGACGCCATGCAGCAGTACCGGGGCATGGACATCGGCACCGCGAAGCTGCCGCTGTCCCTCCGGCGCGGGATCCCGCACCACAGGCTCGACGTGCTCGACGTGACGCAGACCGCGAGCGTCGCCGATTTCCGTCGCGAGGCCGAACGCGAGGTCGCCGAGATCCGGCGACGCGGGCGCGTACCGATCCTGTGCGGGGGGTCGATGATGTACATCCAGGCACTGGTCGACGACTGGGCCATCCCGGACACCGACCCGCAGGTCCGGGCCTCCTACGAACGGCGCCTCGAGGAGATCGGGGTACAGGCGTTGCACGCCGAGCTCGGCCGCGTGGACCCCGAGGCCGCGCGGTCCATCCTGCCGACTGATCCCCGCCGGACGGTGCGGGCACTGGAGGTGATCGAACTGACCGGGAAGCCGTTCTCCGCCTCCAGGCCGACGATCGGCGACCCCCGGTGGGGCACACGCCTGCTCGGCCTCCGCTGCGCGCTCGGAGAACTGGATGAACGGCTGGAGGCGCGTACCGTCCGGATGTTCGATGACGGGCTGGTCGCGGAGGTGCGAGGGCTCGTCGGACTCGGACTGCTCGAGGGCGTGACGGCCCGTCGGGCGATCGGGTATGCGCAGGTACTCGACGAGATGGACGACGACCTGGCGATCGACGAGGGGGGAGTGGCCCGCGCCCGCGAGCGGACGGTGATCGGCACCCGACGCTACGTCCGCAGGCAGCGGTCCTGGTTCGGGCGTGATCACCGCATCAGGTGGATCGACACCGACACCCGTCCGGTCGACGGGGCACCTGCCGGTGGTCGGACGCCCCTGGACGCCGCGCTCGAGATCCTGGACGGGGTGCAGCGGTGA
- a CDS encoding DUF349 domain-containing protein, producing MSDQSPTSPGVANPGASAPTPAPTPGPRPGAPSPAALARKAGPRASATPDTRIARASDPSEWGRVDASGAVFVKTSDGERQVGSWQAGAPEEGLAHFGLRYDDLVAEVMLLEARLESHPQDARKTRASAETLAEQLPTAAAVGDLDTLAARLVTVIERSGAVEAEARHRKEEERATAIARKEALAVEAEEIGESSTQWKAAGDRLREILDEWKTIRGIDRKTDDALWKRFSKAREAFNRRRGSHFAELDRNRASVKRVKEELVERAEAISGSTDWNDTATAFRRLMDEWKAAGRAPREADDALWKRFKAAQDTFFDARHAAAAERDAEFAGNADAKEALLADYAGRIDPQKDLTAARTALRELQTRWEEIGKVPRERMGELEGRIRALERSVSDAADAEWRRTDPEAKARAAQFWVRVDDFEEQAAKAEAAGRSKDAEKARAQATQWREWAEAAENAVDTR from the coding sequence ATGAGCGACCAGTCACCGACCAGCCCCGGTGTGGCGAACCCCGGAGCGTCCGCACCGACCCCCGCGCCGACGCCGGGCCCGCGCCCCGGTGCGCCCTCGCCCGCCGCCCTCGCCCGGAAGGCTGGACCGCGGGCGTCGGCGACCCCGGATACGCGGATCGCCCGGGCGTCGGACCCGTCCGAGTGGGGACGGGTCGACGCCTCCGGCGCGGTGTTCGTCAAGACCTCCGACGGAGAGCGGCAGGTGGGATCCTGGCAGGCCGGCGCTCCGGAAGAGGGCCTGGCACACTTCGGCCTCAGGTACGACGATCTGGTGGCCGAGGTCATGCTCCTCGAGGCCCGTCTCGAGTCTCACCCGCAGGACGCGCGCAAGACGCGCGCGTCCGCCGAAACGCTCGCCGAACAGCTCCCGACCGCGGCCGCGGTGGGCGATCTCGACACCCTCGCGGCCCGGCTGGTGACAGTGATCGAACGGTCCGGCGCCGTCGAGGCCGAGGCGCGCCACCGTAAGGAGGAGGAGCGCGCGACCGCGATCGCACGCAAGGAGGCGCTGGCCGTCGAGGCCGAGGAGATCGGGGAGTCCTCCACCCAGTGGAAGGCCGCCGGCGATCGCCTGCGGGAGATCCTCGACGAGTGGAAGACCATCCGAGGTATCGATCGCAAGACCGACGACGCCCTGTGGAAGCGCTTCTCCAAGGCGCGCGAGGCGTTCAACCGTCGCCGGGGTTCGCACTTCGCGGAACTGGACCGCAATCGGGCATCGGTGAAGCGGGTCAAGGAAGAGCTGGTCGAGCGCGCCGAGGCGATCTCGGGCTCGACCGACTGGAATGACACGGCGACCGCGTTCAGGCGGCTCATGGACGAGTGGAAGGCCGCGGGCCGCGCACCCCGCGAGGCCGATGACGCGCTGTGGAAGCGGTTCAAGGCGGCCCAGGACACGTTCTTCGACGCCCGCCATGCCGCGGCCGCCGAGAGGGACGCCGAGTTCGCCGGCAACGCGGATGCGAAAGAGGCGCTGCTCGCCGACTACGCGGGCCGGATCGATCCCCAGAAGGACCTCACCGCCGCGCGCACGGCCCTGCGGGAACTCCAGACCCGCTGGGAGGAGATCGGCAAGGTCCCGCGGGAGCGGATGGGAGAGCTCGAGGGAAGGATCCGGGCGCTGGAGAGGTCCGTGTCCGATGCGGCGGATGCGGAGTGGCGACGGACCGACCCCGAGGCCAAGGCCCGCGCCGCCCAGTTCTGGGTGCGCGTGGACGATTTCGAAGAGCAGGCGGCGAAGGCCGAAGCCGCGGGCAGGTCGAAGGATGCGGAGAAGGCCCGCGCGCAGGCCACGCAGTGGAGGGAGTGGGCAGAGGCCGCCGAGAACGCTGTCGACACCCGCTGA
- the miaB gene encoding tRNA (N6-isopentenyl adenosine(37)-C2)-methylthiotransferase MiaB, whose protein sequence is MDTLVTDQQTTAGDAGVERVERVEGRTYQVRTFGCQMNVHDSERLSGVLDEAGYVPFEGEADPVRGALPDLVVFNTCAVRENADNRLYGTLGHLRPWKDANPRMQIAVGGCLAQKDKDVVVSRAPWVDVVFGTHNLGHLPTLLQRSRHNERAEVEIADSLQHFPSALPATRESAYAGWVSVSVGCNNTCTFCIVPSLRGKEVDRRPGEVLAEMRALADEGVLEVTLLGQNVNAYGRSFHDPAEPSDRGAFAKLLRAAGRVEGIERIRFTSPHPAEFTDDIIEAMADTPAVCPQLHMPLQSGSDRVLRAMRRSYRSERFLGILDRVRAAMPHAAITTDIIVGFPGETEEDFQATLDVVEKARFTSAFTFQYSPRPGTPAATMDEQIPKSVVQERYDRLIRLQERITLEENEKQVGREVELLVTADQGRKDAATARMTGRARDGRLVHFAPVGEHSGRIRPGDVVTTRVTSAAPHHLLADDGVLTLRTTRAGDRHEAGEKPETPPIGVGLGLPTLRRAADTPDTTPKGCPT, encoded by the coding sequence GTGGATACTCTCGTGACCGACCAGCAGACGACCGCCGGAGACGCCGGTGTCGAGCGTGTCGAGCGTGTGGAGGGGCGCACCTATCAGGTGCGGACCTTCGGATGCCAGATGAACGTCCACGACTCGGAGCGGCTCTCGGGTGTACTCGACGAAGCGGGATACGTCCCGTTCGAGGGCGAGGCGGATCCCGTACGGGGCGCACTGCCGGACCTCGTCGTGTTCAACACCTGCGCCGTCCGTGAGAACGCCGATAACCGCCTCTACGGCACGCTCGGCCATCTGCGACCGTGGAAGGACGCCAACCCGCGGATGCAGATCGCAGTCGGGGGCTGCCTCGCGCAGAAGGACAAGGACGTCGTGGTCTCGCGGGCACCGTGGGTCGACGTCGTCTTCGGCACCCACAACCTCGGTCACCTCCCCACCCTGCTCCAGCGTTCGCGCCACAACGAACGAGCCGAGGTGGAGATAGCCGACTCGCTCCAGCACTTCCCGTCAGCCCTCCCCGCGACTCGCGAGTCCGCCTACGCCGGCTGGGTCTCCGTGTCGGTCGGCTGCAACAACACCTGCACCTTCTGCATCGTCCCGTCCCTCCGCGGCAAGGAGGTGGACCGGCGTCCCGGAGAGGTACTCGCAGAGATGCGGGCGCTGGCGGACGAGGGTGTCCTCGAGGTCACCCTGCTGGGTCAGAACGTCAACGCTTACGGGCGCTCGTTCCACGACCCTGCCGAGCCGTCCGACAGGGGAGCCTTCGCGAAGTTGCTGCGCGCTGCCGGTCGGGTCGAGGGAATCGAACGGATCCGGTTCACCTCGCCCCATCCGGCGGAGTTCACCGACGACATCATCGAGGCGATGGCCGACACCCCCGCCGTGTGCCCACAGCTGCACATGCCCCTGCAATCGGGCTCGGATCGTGTGCTCCGGGCGATGCGGCGGTCGTACAGGTCGGAGCGCTTCCTCGGCATCCTGGACAGGGTGCGTGCCGCGATGCCGCACGCGGCCATCACCACGGACATCATCGTCGGTTTTCCCGGCGAGACCGAAGAGGACTTCCAGGCCACTCTCGACGTCGTCGAGAAAGCACGCTTCACCAGCGCTTTCACGTTCCAGTACTCACCGCGACCGGGGACGCCGGCGGCGACGATGGACGAGCAGATCCCCAAGTCCGTGGTGCAGGAGCGCTACGACAGACTGATCCGGCTCCAGGAGCGGATCACCCTCGAGGAGAACGAGAAGCAGGTCGGTCGTGAGGTCGAGCTGCTCGTCACGGCGGACCAGGGGCGAAAGGACGCCGCGACCGCTCGGATGACCGGCCGGGCCCGCGACGGCCGCCTGGTGCACTTCGCCCCGGTGGGGGAGCACTCCGGGCGGATCCGTCCCGGCGACGTGGTCACCACCCGAGTCACCTCGGCGGCACCACACCACCTTCTCGCCGATGACGGAGTGCTGACCCTGCGGACGACCAGGGCGGGCGACAGGCACGAAGCCGGTGAGAAGCCGGAGACGCCACCGATCGGGGTGGGGCTCGGACTGCCCACCCTGCGGAGGGCCGCCGACACCCCCGACACCACCCCGAAGGGATGCCCCACGTGA
- a CDS encoding regulatory protein RecX: protein MSVREPDSDERVRRITSEQLRAAIAAVEARSSGSSDLPPLAPEAHDAATAALRLLRHRPRSEHELRERLLGKDHAPAAVDEALARVRVWGLVDDAEFASEWVRGRRRRRGRSRGALERELREKGVAEAHIARAVSHIDECDEHDHAAELVRARLARRPTGSRRAADLQGERRRLVAFLGRRGYPTGLAMTVVDAELAAQVSP, encoded by the coding sequence ATGAGTGTCCGGGAGCCTGATTCCGACGAGCGGGTGCGGCGGATCACATCGGAGCAGCTACGCGCGGCGATCGCCGCGGTGGAGGCCAGGTCGTCAGGGAGCTCGGATCTGCCACCGTTGGCGCCCGAGGCCCACGACGCCGCGACTGCGGCCCTCCGACTCCTGCGCCACCGTCCCCGTAGCGAACACGAACTCCGCGAGAGGCTTCTGGGTAAGGACCACGCGCCGGCCGCCGTGGACGAAGCGCTGGCCAGGGTCCGGGTCTGGGGCCTGGTGGACGACGCCGAATTCGCATCGGAATGGGTCAGAGGCCGCCGACGCCGACGCGGACGGTCGCGCGGCGCCCTCGAGCGGGAGCTCCGCGAGAAGGGTGTCGCCGAGGCCCACATCGCCAGGGCGGTCTCCCACATCGACGAGTGCGACGAGCATGACCACGCCGCCGAGCTGGTGCGGGCGCGGCTCGCGCGCCGGCCGACCGGGTCCCGTCGCGCCGCCGACCTCCAGGGGGAGCGGCGCAGGTTGGTGGCGTTCCTCGGACGGCGGGGTTATCCGACGGGGTTGGCGATGACGGTGGTCGATGCCGAATTGGCGGCCCAGGTGTCGCCCTGA
- the recA gene encoding recombinase RecA, with product MAPKNTAKSGTRTGVAPNREQALELALAQIDKAYGKGSVMRLGDDTRPPVQVIPTGALSLDVALGVGGFPRGRVVEVYGPESSGKTTVALHAVANAQAAGGIAAFIDAEHALDPEYARKLGVDTDNLIVSQPDTGEQALEIADMLVRSGSIDILVVDSVAALVPRAEIEGEMGDSHVGLQARLMSQALRKMTGALHNTNTTAIFINQLREKIGVMFGSPETTTGGKALKFYASVRLDVRRIETLKDGADAVGNRTKVKVVKNKIAPPFKIAEFDILYGEGISREGSLIDMGVENGFVKKSGSWFTYGADQLGQGKENARRYLKENPSVRDEIERKILDKLNIGAGAELAEIEAEADEDAPIDVVPVEF from the coding sequence ATGGCCCCCAAGAACACCGCCAAGTCCGGAACCCGGACCGGCGTCGCCCCGAATCGGGAGCAGGCACTGGAGCTGGCGCTCGCCCAGATCGACAAGGCCTACGGCAAGGGGTCGGTCATGAGGCTCGGGGATGACACCCGCCCGCCGGTCCAGGTGATCCCCACCGGCGCCCTGTCGCTCGACGTCGCACTCGGAGTCGGCGGGTTCCCCCGCGGGCGCGTCGTGGAGGTCTACGGTCCGGAGTCGTCGGGTAAGACCACCGTCGCACTGCACGCCGTGGCCAATGCGCAGGCCGCCGGTGGTATCGCCGCGTTCATCGACGCGGAGCACGCACTGGATCCCGAGTACGCCCGCAAGCTCGGTGTGGACACGGACAACCTCATCGTCTCCCAGCCGGACACCGGCGAACAGGCGCTCGAGATCGCGGACATGCTGGTCAGGTCCGGATCCATCGACATCCTGGTCGTCGACTCCGTCGCGGCGTTGGTGCCGCGGGCGGAGATCGAGGGCGAAATGGGCGACAGCCACGTGGGACTCCAGGCCCGCCTGATGAGCCAGGCGCTCCGGAAGATGACCGGTGCGCTGCACAACACCAACACCACCGCCATCTTCATCAACCAGCTGCGCGAGAAGATCGGGGTGATGTTCGGCTCGCCCGAGACCACCACCGGCGGTAAGGCGCTCAAGTTCTACGCCTCGGTCCGCCTGGACGTGCGCAGGATCGAGACCCTGAAGGACGGCGCGGATGCGGTGGGTAACCGCACCAAGGTCAAGGTGGTCAAGAACAAGATCGCCCCGCCGTTCAAGATCGCGGAGTTCGACATCCTCTACGGGGAAGGCATCAGCCGCGAGGGATCGCTGATCGACATGGGCGTGGAGAACGGGTTCGTCAAGAAGTCGGGTTCCTGGTTCACCTACGGTGCCGACCAACTGGGGCAGGGCAAAGAGAATGCCCGCCGGTATCTGAAGGAGAACCCCTCGGTTCGCGATGAGATCGAGCGGAAGATTCTCGACAAGCTCAACATCGGGGCCGGTGCGGAGCTCGCGGAGATCGAGGCGGAGGCAGATGAGGACGCACCCATCGACGTGGTGCCTGTCGAGTTCTGA
- a CDS encoding DUF3046 domain-containing protein, whose product MTLTEFRARTVEAFGDLRADHLVRSHHLGAFDGRTAEEAIDAGAPVKQVWLALCAEFEVPDSLR is encoded by the coding sequence GTGACTCTGACGGAGTTCAGGGCCCGGACCGTCGAGGCCTTCGGGGACCTGCGAGCCGATCATCTCGTACGTTCCCATCACCTCGGGGCGTTCGACGGACGCACGGCGGAGGAGGCCATCGACGCCGGCGCCCCGGTCAAGCAGGTCTGGTTGGCCCTGTGCGCCGAGTTCGAGGTTCCCGACTCGTTACGTTGA
- a CDS encoding PspA/IM30 family protein codes for MANPFTKAWRYLMALFDSKIDENADPKVQIQQAISDAQRQHQQLSQQAAAVIGNQRQLEMKLNRQLADIEKLQGSTRQALQMSEQARQNGDAQKATEYENAAEAFAAQLVTAEQNVEDLKGLHDQSLQAAAQAKKAVEQNAMVLQQKVAERTKLLSQLEQAKMQEQVSASLQSMSEVSSGGNTPNLDQVRDKIERRYANALGSAELAQNSVQGRMLEVEQASTQMAGHSRLEQIRASMKAEGGQLGQGTGSASQLPQGQPQAATSPEQQAQTEQQ; via the coding sequence ATGGCCAATCCGTTCACCAAGGCATGGCGCTACCTCATGGCGTTGTTCGATTCGAAGATCGACGAGAATGCTGACCCCAAGGTCCAGATCCAGCAGGCGATCTCGGACGCACAGCGCCAGCACCAGCAGCTGTCCCAGCAGGCGGCCGCCGTGATCGGCAACCAGCGGCAGCTGGAGATGAAGCTCAACCGACAGCTGGCCGACATCGAGAAGCTGCAGGGTTCGACGCGGCAGGCGCTCCAGATGTCCGAGCAGGCCCGCCAGAACGGTGACGCCCAGAAGGCGACCGAGTACGAGAACGCCGCGGAGGCGTTCGCCGCCCAGCTCGTCACCGCCGAGCAGAACGTCGAGGACCTCAAGGGTCTGCACGACCAGTCGCTCCAGGCCGCGGCCCAGGCCAAGAAGGCCGTGGAGCAGAACGCGATGGTCCTCCAGCAGAAGGTGGCCGAGCGGACCAAGCTGCTCAGCCAGCTGGAGCAGGCCAAGATGCAGGAGCAGGTCAGCGCGTCGCTGCAGTCGATGTCCGAGGTTTCCTCCGGAGGAAACACCCCGAATCTCGACCAGGTGCGGGACAAGATCGAGCGGCGGTACGCCAACGCCCTCGGTTCGGCCGAGCTCGCCCAGAACTCCGTTCAGGGCCGGATGCTCGAGGTCGAGCAGGCGTCGACGCAGATGGCCGGGCACAGCCGTCTCGAGCAGATCCGCGCGTCGATGAAGGCGGAGGGTGGCCAACTCGGGCAGGGCACCGGTTCGGCGTCCCAGCTCCCTCAGGGGCAGCCCCAGGCCGCGACGTCGCCGGAGCAGCAGGCGCAGACCGAACAGCAGTGA
- a CDS encoding helix-turn-helix domain-containing protein, producing the protein MPNIQMTTLPHPDHRSGPPLLRETLGTVLRGLRGETGRTLRDVADAARVSPGYLSEIERGRKEASSELLASISGALDVSLGEILIRAAVQVSPPGTVPAPGTVSPREPVLAA; encoded by the coding sequence ATGCCGAACATCCAGATGACCACGCTGCCCCACCCGGACCACCGGAGCGGCCCCCCGTTGCTCCGGGAGACCCTCGGGACGGTGCTCCGCGGACTGAGGGGCGAGACGGGACGGACCCTGAGGGACGTCGCGGACGCGGCCCGGGTGAGTCCCGGGTACCTCTCCGAGATCGAGCGCGGACGCAAGGAGGCCTCGAGTGAGCTCCTCGCGTCGATCTCGGGCGCTCTCGACGTGTCCCTCGGGGAGATCCTGATCAGGGCCGCCGTCCAGGTCTCGCCCCCGGGCACCGTCCCGGCCCCGGGGACCGTGTCACCGCGGGAACCGGTCCTCGCGGCCTGA